TTTTATGAGTATTGCTTTGCTTTTTTACATCGGTCTCGTAGGACCGTCTACAGGTTAATATAAGTGTATCCGAAGGGCTAGAACTTGTTTTGAAGTTCAAATCGGATTCAACTCGCTCTTCCCCTGGTAAAAGGGTAGTTCGTATCACTGTAATTATGACTATACATGGTTATCGCACATTTTTATTGATCGGTCTAATTTTCTAAATGTTTTCTTTGTTTAAGTAATAAATTAACTTGCCTCCTTGCGCAATACTTGTAACGGTGGACTTTTTAAAACACTGCTGCTATTAGACATCCCTATGGCCAATACCAACAATGTCACCCCCGGCAAAACCACCAAAAACGGCACCAAAGAAGGTACAAAGGAAGTATCAAAAACAAAATAGGCCAATAATTGGCTACTGACCAAGGACAGCAAAATGCCAACCCCGCTGCCCAAGAGTCCTAAATACAGATATTCCAGAGCGGTAATTTTTAGGATTTGATGGCTTTTGGCCCCTAGGGTACGCAACAGCACACTTTCACGTATTCGTTGATATTTACTATTACGTACGGCACCTATAAGTACAATGATACCGGTAAGCATACTAAAAAAGGCCATAAAACTAATGACCCAAGCTATTTTATCCAGAATGCCCTCTACAAGGGTAATCACCTGTCGCAAGTCTAAAATGGACACATTGGGGAACCGCTGCACCAATTCGCGCTGTAAACTCGCCGAAGCCTTCTTACTGGGCGCATTGGTCGTCAATACGTGAAATTGCGGGGCCTTTTCCAAAACTCCAGTAGGGAAGACGATAGAGAAATTCAGTTGCATTCTACCCCAATCCACTTGGCGAATGCTACCCACCACAGTTTCCATAAGCATTCCTTGCACATTAAATAGTAAGGTATCTCCCAAAACCACTTGCGCATCCCGGGCCACATTATCCGACAAGGAAATAGGTATAGGTTGGTCGGGTCCTGCCTTGGCCCCAAAGTTGCCCGATACCAGTTTTTCGGAACCGATCAAGGAATCCCGGTACGTGACACGGAACTCATGGTTTAGAATCCATTTATTGATTCCGGTCGTAGTGTCCAACCGAATGGCGTTCACGGAGCGTTCTTTAATCTTTTCCAAGCGCATGGTAATAATCGGAATATTTTCCAAAACAGGCATGCCTTTTGGGGTAATTGTATTGGCGACGGCCAATTTTTGTTCGGTCTGTACATCGAAAAGAATCATATTGGGACTCTTGTTGCTAGATTCCAACGAAGTTTTTGCTAGTAAAAAATCTTTGGTAAAGTAGAGCGTGCTGATTAAAAAAGTACCGATACCGATGGCCAAAATGAGTACCGCAGTCTGATTGTTGGGCCGAAAAAGGTTCAATAGACTCTGCCGAGACGTGAAGGTCCATGACTTTGGAAATAGGCGTTTTATCAGCTTCATAAATCCAACGGCCACTCCTCCCAAAATGGCGAAGGTTACCAGTACCACAGTTACAAAACCAAGGGCAAATTTAAAATTACCCAACAGCCAATAGGCAAATAGAAAAACAAAAAGCACGATGACGGCGAGCACGCCAAAATTGGCCCATCTCGATTTTTCGCCCGTACGCTCTTGAACGCGTAAGACGGCTAATGGCGATACGTACCAAGTATTGATAAGAGGCGAAAGCGCAAAGAGTACCGACATGATAATACCTAATAACAGCCCGGTGATAATGGCGGCATACGAAGTGCTTATGGTGACGTCAAAGGGCAAAAACTCTTGCAATAGCAAGGGAAAGGATTGTTGCAGCAGCAAACCGGCCAAAGTGCCTATCAACCCACCTAGAAGGCCCATGCCCGCGATTTGAAGTAAGAAGATAAGAAAGGTCTGCTTCCTAGATGCTCCCAAGCATTTTAGGATAGCCACCGCCTTAAGTTTTTCTTTAATATAAATATGAACACTGCTGGCAATACCTACACAGCCGAGTAGCAAAGCGATGAACGCTACCAGATTTAAAAACCGACCTACATTGTCGTACCGTCTTCCCAAGCGTTGACTAGTAGCGGTGTGCGTGTCCATATCGGCGTTCTGTTCATCCAACAAAGGATCCACGGTTTCGTCCAGCGCCTCCAAATCGGCATCGGGGTCAAGGAAATAGTAATTGTATGCCAACCTACTCCCCTTTTGCAATAACCCGCTAGGCTGCATAAAGCGGTACGGCACCATAACCGGTGGCGCAACGGATGTTCCGATTCCCGTACTTCCCGGAGCGGTAACCAAAGACCCGATGATGGGGAACGTTAGGGTACCCAGTTTAACACTATCCCCTGGTTTCAGGTTAAACTGTAGCATTGCAGTAGCGTCTACCAAAGCTCCTCCCCTTTCTTGATAGGTTGTTGCAGCATCGGCAGGTTCGGTTTCCAATGCGCCATAGAAAGGAAAATCACCTTCTACCCCACGTACTTGCACCAATTTTGTCGCACCGTTCTTGTTAAAAGCGGCCATGGAGGCAAACTTCACTTCCATGGCATCGGCGCCACCTAAGGAATCCATCAGCTGTTGCACGCGGGCATTGGCCGGCTGGTTACTGTCGATCAAATAGTCCGCACCCATTAAGGCTTTGGACTGTAATCCTATATTCTCTTTTAAATTCTGACTGAACGATTGTATGGACACCACAGCGGCAATACCCAGTAAAATGGACGCCATAAAAAGAAGTAAACGCTTGCCGCTGGCCTTACCGTCTCGCCAGGCCATTTTAAACAGCCAGCTTATCGGCGTTTTCGAAGTATGCCTAAAATCACTCAAGATGCCGTGGTAATTTCGTTAGCCATTATTTTACCTCC
This genomic window from Maribacter sp. MJ134 contains:
- a CDS encoding ABC transporter permease — encoded protein: MAWRDGKASGKRLLLFMASILLGIAAVVSIQSFSQNLKENIGLQSKALMGADYLIDSNQPANARVQQLMDSLGGADAMEVKFASMAAFNKNGATKLVQVRGVEGDFPFYGALETEPADAATTYQERGGALVDATAMLQFNLKPGDSVKLGTLTFPIIGSLVTAPGSTGIGTSVAPPVMVPYRFMQPSGLLQKGSRLAYNYYFLDPDADLEALDETVDPLLDEQNADMDTHTATSQRLGRRYDNVGRFLNLVAFIALLLGCVGIASSVHIYIKEKLKAVAILKCLGASRKQTFLIFLLQIAGMGLLGGLIGTLAGLLLQQSFPLLLQEFLPFDVTISTSYAAIITGLLLGIIMSVLFALSPLINTWYVSPLAVLRVQERTGEKSRWANFGVLAVIVLFVFLFAYWLLGNFKFALGFVTVVLVTFAILGGVAVGFMKLIKRLFPKSWTFTSRQSLLNLFRPNNQTAVLILAIGIGTFLISTLYFTKDFLLAKTSLESSNKSPNMILFDVQTEQKLAVANTITPKGMPVLENIPIITMRLEKIKERSVNAIRLDTTTGINKWILNHEFRVTYRDSLIGSEKLVSGNFGAKAGPDQPIPISLSDNVARDAQVVLGDTLLFNVQGMLMETVVGSIRQVDWGRMQLNFSIVFPTGVLEKAPQFHVLTTNAPSKKASASLQRELVQRFPNVSILDLRQVITLVEGILDKIAWVISFMAFFSMLTGIIVLIGAVRNSKYQRIRESVLLRTLGAKSHQILKITALEYLYLGLLGSGVGILLSLVSSQLLAYFVFDTSFVPSLVPFLVVLPGVTLLVLAIGMSNSSSVLKSPPLQVLRKEAS